In the Carassius auratus strain Wakin chromosome 50, ASM336829v1, whole genome shotgun sequence genome, one interval contains:
- the LOC113066709 gene encoding GTPase IMAP family member 5-like isoform X1 — protein MATKINFGETKHLSELRIVLMGNRQVGKSSTKNTILGREEIDFLTHRCVKRHGEVADRHITVIEAPGWWRNESVEDSPTLLKQEILLSVSLCPPGPHAVLLIIRLDYTFADNNRKVLQGYVDLLGERVWSHAIVLFTHGDSLSDRSIEQYIESEGQNLQWLLDKCGNRYHVLNNKNRSDDTQIKELLEKIEKTVAQNNGCHFEIDRNNSEVINQRKGSSRSFENATDTMGDGESTSSPLTKQKKRSQSKLVSESVRKFHSIGVPPSMCFEGKTVTEIFNRRHTTDPTTSPNRKVGPSMSNLVKISQVNSARLQADSRFGSSCSIVSTGSSGYGSSCSLSQSVEQSEPTYKKRTNSVLKISELSVQQDECEDMDL, from the exons GTGAAACTAAACATCTCTCGGAACTGAGGATTGTGTTAATGGGTAACCGACAAGTTGGGAAGAGTTCAACAAAAAACACTATTCTGGGCAGAGAGGAGATTGACTTCTTAACTCATCGGTGTGTAAAGAGACATGGAGAAGTAGCAGACAGACACATCACTGTCATTGAAGCTCCAGGATGGTGGAGGAATGAATCTGTCGAAGACAGTCCTACATTACTGAAACAGGAGATTTTGCTCAGTGTATCTCTGTGTCCTCCAGGACCACACGCTGTACTACTGATCATACGTCTGGACTACACATTTGCAGATAATAATAGAAAAGTATTGCAGGGATATGTAGATCTTCTTGGTGAGAGAGTCTGGAGTCACGCTATAGTGCTGTTCACTCATGGAGACTCTCTGTCAGACAGATCTATAGAGCAATATATTGAGAGTGAAGGACAGAATCTCCAGTGGCTACTGGACAAATGTGGGAACAGATATCATGTTCTCAACAATAAGAACAGGAGCGACGACACTCAGATCAAGGAGCTGCTGGAGAAGATTGAGAAGACAGTGGCACAAAACAATGGCTGCCATTTTGAAATAGACAGAAATAATTCAGAAGTCATAAATCAAAGAAAGGGATCTTCAAGAAGCTTTGAAAATGCAACAGATACGA TGGGTGATGGAGAGAGCACTTCCAGTCCActcacaaaacaaaagaaaagatcaCAATCCAAACTTGTCTCTGAGTCTGTAAGAAAATTTCACAGTATTGGAGTTCCTCCATCCA TGTGTTTTGAAGGAAAAACAGTAACTGAAATATTTAACAGACGCCACACAACTGATCCCACAACATCACCCAACAGGAAAGTGGGACCATCCA TGAGTAATCTAGTTAAGATATCTCAGGTAAACTCTGCACGACTACAAGCAGACAGCAGGTTTGGGTCGTCATGCTCCATAGTCTCCACTGGCAGCTCAGGATATGGATCTTCATGCTCCCTTTCTCAATCTGTGGAACAGTCAGAACCCACGTACAAAAAACGTACAAATAGTGTACTTAAGATTTCAGAACTTTCAGTCCAACAAGATGAGTGTGAAGATATGGATTTATAA
- the LOC113066709 gene encoding GTPase IMAP family member 7-like isoform X2 → MGNRQVGKSSTKNTILGREEIDFLTHRCVKRHGEVADRHITVIEAPGWWRNESVEDSPTLLKQEILLSVSLCPPGPHAVLLIIRLDYTFADNNRKVLQGYVDLLGERVWSHAIVLFTHGDSLSDRSIEQYIESEGQNLQWLLDKCGNRYHVLNNKNRSDDTQIKELLEKIEKTVAQNNGCHFEIDRNNSEVINQRKGSSRSFENATDTMGDGESTSSPLTKQKKRSQSKLVSESVRKFHSIGVPPSMCFEGKTVTEIFNRRHTTDPTTSPNRKVGPSMSNLVKISQVNSARLQADSRFGSSCSIVSTGSSGYGSSCSLSQSVEQSEPTYKKRTNSVLKISELSVQQDECEDMDL, encoded by the exons ATGGGTAACCGACAAGTTGGGAAGAGTTCAACAAAAAACACTATTCTGGGCAGAGAGGAGATTGACTTCTTAACTCATCGGTGTGTAAAGAGACATGGAGAAGTAGCAGACAGACACATCACTGTCATTGAAGCTCCAGGATGGTGGAGGAATGAATCTGTCGAAGACAGTCCTACATTACTGAAACAGGAGATTTTGCTCAGTGTATCTCTGTGTCCTCCAGGACCACACGCTGTACTACTGATCATACGTCTGGACTACACATTTGCAGATAATAATAGAAAAGTATTGCAGGGATATGTAGATCTTCTTGGTGAGAGAGTCTGGAGTCACGCTATAGTGCTGTTCACTCATGGAGACTCTCTGTCAGACAGATCTATAGAGCAATATATTGAGAGTGAAGGACAGAATCTCCAGTGGCTACTGGACAAATGTGGGAACAGATATCATGTTCTCAACAATAAGAACAGGAGCGACGACACTCAGATCAAGGAGCTGCTGGAGAAGATTGAGAAGACAGTGGCACAAAACAATGGCTGCCATTTTGAAATAGACAGAAATAATTCAGAAGTCATAAATCAAAGAAAGGGATCTTCAAGAAGCTTTGAAAATGCAACAGATACGA TGGGTGATGGAGAGAGCACTTCCAGTCCActcacaaaacaaaagaaaagatcaCAATCCAAACTTGTCTCTGAGTCTGTAAGAAAATTTCACAGTATTGGAGTTCCTCCATCCA TGTGTTTTGAAGGAAAAACAGTAACTGAAATATTTAACAGACGCCACACAACTGATCCCACAACATCACCCAACAGGAAAGTGGGACCATCCA TGAGTAATCTAGTTAAGATATCTCAGGTAAACTCTGCACGACTACAAGCAGACAGCAGGTTTGGGTCGTCATGCTCCATAGTCTCCACTGGCAGCTCAGGATATGGATCTTCATGCTCCCTTTCTCAATCTGTGGAACAGTCAGAACCCACGTACAAAAAACGTACAAATAGTGTACTTAAGATTTCAGAACTTTCAGTCCAACAAGATGAGTGTGAAGATATGGATTTATAA